The following coding sequences are from one Triticum dicoccoides isolate Atlit2015 ecotype Zavitan chromosome 4A, WEW_v2.0, whole genome shotgun sequence window:
- the LOC119283356 gene encoding uncharacterized protein LOC119283356 — protein MRKDGLSEAEIAVRYCLYWPDGTRKMSSKDNPKPGNISRLVQALLDKYNEDHHLLGDLAYELDGVVCFQEFYMGEIGCLSMYYHLNFTTKTKGADDFHGGINNLFFAEVTQIKGESAEYVLNCFCMVKRNDNGRCYECMNYGNVDLKHPVNGDKYKGRHSHPHKVGYGLVDRGVPEYIQNEEDMLADEEARIRYIYKCPDDRTIVAKSDGARMPAVLAKREDVGLAKRDDGQGKGKYIVPARRQLV, from the exons AT GCGCAAGGATGGGCTTTCGGAGGCGGAGATAGCGGTTCGATATTGCCTTTACTGGCCTGATGGCACAAGGAAGATGTCTTCCAAAGACAATCCGAAACCTGGGAATATCAGCCGATTGGTTCAAGCTTTACTGGACAAGTACAATGAAGATCACCATCTTTTAGGG GATCTTGCATATGAACTTGATGGTGTTGTGTGCTTCCAAGAATTTTATATGGGGGAGATTGGCTGCCTCAGTATGTACTATCATCTCAATTTTACTACAAAGACTAAAGGAGCTGATGATTTTCACGGTGGCATCAACAATCTATTCTTTGCTGAAGTCACACAAATAAAGGGCGAAAGTGCTGAATATGTGCTCAATTGTTTCTGTATGGTGAAACGCAATGACAATG GCCGATGCTATGAATGTATGAATTATGGAAATGTTGATTTGAAGCACCCTGTCAATGGTGATAAATATAAAGGTCGCCACTCTCACCCACACAAAGTAGGGTACGGTTTGGTCGATCGAGGGGTACCTGAATACATCCAGAATGAGGAGGATATGCTGGCGGATGAGGAGGCTAGGATAAGATATATATACAAG TGCCCTGATGATCGTACTATTGTGGCAAAATCGGATGGTGCAAGAATGCCTGCAGTTTTGGCCAAGAGAGAGGATGTTGGTTTGGCCAAAAGAGATGATGGCCAGGGAAAAGGGAAATACATTGTACCTGCAAGGCGTCAGTTGGTTTGA
- the LOC119284625 gene encoding pentatricopeptide repeat-containing protein At5g15280, mitochondrial-like isoform X1 has translation MWKAWQLRRAIHLRRRRPSSNLRREPKIEHRGYANNAPELNSNKGSLFDGERCYTLGKKEGTSLCNSAVAGSSEEAGFSAEHETGEKCEADVHLVAKLGPGIGKLIVSKCSFIFDTGRDTFEGNCSLRDVLKLGLWLSPETLRRFWRASRLRPEDFLDILIGFGPGAAEVRNARFLWNMYRWASWQSKDFRHLPRSNDIMVSILADAHMLNQAESLLLLLDDNRALTDASRLFSQITQMYSEAGHLDKSVALFDRARSKCLVPSASCYQVLLNRLVGKRKEALVLRVYVDMLEVGLGSCTEGDVLDFVVNDLVKGDKFLQAIRIIRQLKSLNIEISKGSLSTVAKEFCKKKDIGDMMNFLEEWRYLPELRLCNRMLASLCTNLGTDEAWFVLQRLESLGFAADATTFGIFICHSCREMKLKAAFLYLSECFSRHIEPKVCAYNAIIGGVFTEGLYRHAKYILEDMIERKIMPELLTYRILLAGYCKYRQFDDIEHILRTMETNGVNDLPSGNCVLSKALSFLGLDHLGVKVKRDNATGFPKAEFFDSVGNGLYLDTDSKRLEISLVQILDNALYLDINSKIVSACQQGNVASALLLKNEAFQWGHYISPASSSELIKSLCASPAHVMDVIDLMKEMPYTFDKLDAQTLNLVVQTLSKNEMSACARLVLDRLFRRGLPVNQDTYTYLLLGFCTERNIAGFWECWNVATKFSWSPDKKDVIPLISHLCKWGVMEEALQLISALLDCYPYLFFSAYCALLKELCRTGYTNVGCAMLEALLEKGVDVSRSLILNVAEGFLKEQRTVESIGLYDICLNKIKVSDVFTHQFAFSSLAWFDAERCKDLVQSMMKTECSDVPACSCIVNELLQTGKVSQAISVVQASTLGKKLSDKLLNSILQSYCCLNNWRKVDAVLCIMLKIHASISISSYRLLVRRMCEQSQFSSALCLKELMQDSEKSTDLILYNILLFCLFKRRNILQVHELLKDMKGNGISPDKTTYDFLVYGFHKSGDTDRSVTMLDACIAQGLTPTNRSLRIVLSHHCMLGNLEKALELFHLIEGSGWKHGLVIELTLISALLSFGRNSEAKSCLNNLSRSALTTSYISFDVLIKEFCRQGDVEMSVNLINTMLKHGRLPSEASYSSVIHRLCILKEFDRALDFLAEMQLENLKPSERSCDVLMHGLCSMGRTSDAKKILDLLRTFGSAASFGMYRTVFDNYRRCNNTPEAAGLLHDMQQAGHVPNFEMQWSVISNLSSTDRKTEGYEQPILSKIISSSQFPMKDNRRK, from the exons ATGTGGAAGGCGTGGCAGTTGCGCCGAGCAATCCATCTACGGCGTCGTCGACCAAG CTCGAATCTAAGGAGAGAGCCCAAGATTGAACACCGAGGCTATGCCAATAATGCTCCGGAGTTGAACTCCAACAAAGGGAGCTTGTTTGATGGTGAACGCTGCTACACCCTGGGGAAGAAAGAAGGCACCTCTCTCTGCAATTCGGCCGTTGCCGGATCTTCGGAGGAAGCCGGATTTAGTGCGGAGCACGAAACTGGGGAAAAGTGCGAGGCTGATGTCCATTTGGTAGCAAAACTGGGCCCTGGTATTGGGAAATTGATTGTGTCCAAGTGCTCTTTCATTTTTGACACTGGAAGGGACACCTTTGAAGGGAATTGCAGCTTGCGGGATGTTCTTAAGCTTGGTCTCTGGCTCTCACCGGAGACCCTCCGCAGGTTCTGGCGTGCTTCGCGGCTGAGGCCTGAGGATTTTCTTGACATTTTGATCGGTTTCGGACCAGGTGCAGCAGAAGTTAGGAACGCAAGATTTCTGTGGAATATGTATAGGTGGGCTTCGTGGCAGAGCAAGGACTTCCGACATCTTCCAAGGTCGAATGACATCATGGTGTCAATACTTGCAGATGCTCATATGCTCAACCAAGCTGAATCGTTGCTTCTCTTGCTGGATGACAACAGGGCTCTGACCGATGCGAGTAGACTGTTCAGTCAGATTACCCAGATGTATTCCGAAGCTGGCCACCTCGACAAATCAGTGGCACTTTTTGATCGTGCAAGGTCCAAGTGTTTGGTTCCTTCAGCCTCATGCTATCAAGTACTTCTAAATCGTCTGGTCGGAAAGAGAAAAGAGGCGTTAGTATTAAGAGTATATGTGGACATGCTTGAAGTTGGATTAGGCTCTTGCACAGAAGGAGATGTTCTTGATTTTGTTGTCAATGATTTAGTCAAGGGAGACAAATTCTTACAGGCTATTCGTATAATTCGGCAGCTAAAGAGCTTGAACATTGAAATAAGCAAGGGATCATTGTCAACTGTCGCAAAAGAATTTTGCAAGAAGAAGGATATTGGTGATATGATGAATTTCTTGGAAGAGTGGAGGTATTTACCTGAGCTGCGTCTTTGCAATCGAATGCTTGCGTCTTTGTGCACAAATCTTGGTACTGACGAGGCATGGTTTGTCTTGCAAAGATTAGAGTCCTTAGGATTTGCCGCAGATGCTACAACCTTTGGCATTTTCATATGCCATAGCTGTAGAGAAATGAAACTCAAAGCTGCATTCCTCTATTTATCTGAGTGCTTTTCTAGACATATTGAACCTAAAGTTTGTGCTTATAATGCTATTATAGGTGGTGTTTTCACAGAGGGATTGTACAGACATGCGAAATATATCCTTGAAGACATGATTGAAAGAAAAATAATGCCAGAACTTTTAACATACAGGATACTTCTGGCAGGATATTGCAAGTATAGGCAGTTTGATGATATAGAGCATATCTTGAGAACAATGGAGACTAATGGTGTAAATGATCTTCCATCTGGAAATTGTGTGCTCTCTAAGGCCTTATCCTTCCTGGGGCTAGACCACTTAGGAGTGAAGGTCAAGAGAGATAACGCCACTGGCTTCCCGAAAGCTGAGTTTTTTGATTCAGTAGGCAATGGCCTGTATTTGGACACTGACTCCAAAAGGCTTGAGATTTCGTTGGTACAGATTCTTGATAATGCTCTTTACCTAGATATTAACTCGAAGATAGTCAGTGCGTGTCAGCAAGGCAATGTTGCAAGTGCTCTTCTGCTGAAAAATGAAGCTTTTCAATGGGGACATTACATTTCACCAGCTAGCTCTTCAGAACTAATCAAGTCCTTGTGCGCAAGCCCTGCGCATGTTATGGATGTTATTGACCTTATGAAGGAAATGCCATATACATTTGATAAATTGGATGCTCAAACTCTAAATTTAGTCGTCCAAACACTGAGTAAGAATGAGATGTCAGCTTGTGCAAGATTAGTTTTGGACAGGTTATTCAGAAGAGGCTTGCCAGTCAATCAAGATACATATACTTATTTGCTTTTAGGCTTCTGTACAGAAAGGAACATCGCAGGGTTTTGGGAGTGTTGGAATGTTGCAACAAAGTTTAGTTGGTCTCCTGATAAGAAGGATGTGATACCCCTCATCAGTCACTTGTGCAAATGGGGAGTAATGGAGGAAGCCTTGCAGCTTATAAGTGCGCTGCTGGACTGCTATCCATATTTGTTTTTTAGTGCATATTGTGCACTTCTCAAAGAGTTATGCAGGACAGGTTACACTAATGTTGGATGTGCGATGCTGGAGGCTCTCCTAGAAAAGGGTGTGGATGTGAGCCGTTCCCTGATTCTTAATGTGGCAGAGGGCTTCCTAAAGGAGCAGAGGACTGTCGAATCGATTGGATTGTATGACATCTGCCTTAACAAAATAAAAGTATCGGATGTGTTCACCCACCAATTTGCGTTCTCTTCACTAGCATGGTTTGATGCAGAACGATGCAAGGACTTGGTACAGTCTATGATGAAAACAGAATGTTCTGATGTCCCAGCTTGCAGCTGCATTGTGAACGAATTACTGCAGACAGGAAAAGTAAGCCAGGCAATATCAGTTGTTCAAGCATCCACTTTAGGGAAGAAATTAAGTGACAAATTGCTAAATTCCATCCTTCAATCATATTGTTGTCTAAACAATTGGAGAAAAGTAGACGCAGTTCTGTGTATCATGCTAAAGATACATGCTAGCATTTCTATTTCTAGCTACCGCCTACTTGTCCGCAGAATGTGTGAGCAGAGTCAGTTTTCTAGTGCGTTATGCCTTAAGGAGCTGATGCAAGACAGTGAGAAGTCAACAGATCTGATTTTATACAACATTCTGTTATTCTGTCTTTTCAAGAGAAGAAACATTTTGCAGGTTCATGAGTTGTTGAAGGATATGAAAGGTAACGGTATTTCTCCAGACAAAACAACATATGATTTCCTTGTTTATGGCTTTCACAAGTCTGGAGATACCGATCGTTCAGTTACTATGCTTGATGCTTGCATTGCTCAGGGATTAACACCAACCAACCGCAGTCTCAGAATAGTATTGAGTCACCACTGCATGTTAGGGAACCTCGAGAAAGCACTGGAATTATTTCATCTGATTGAGGGCAGTGGATGGAAGCATGGTTTAGTCATTGAGTTGACTCTCATTTCAGCTCTCCTTTCATTTGGAAGAAATTCTGAAGCAAAATCATGTCTGAACAACCTGAGCAGAAGTGCACTAACTACATCTTACATTAGTTTTGATGTGCTAATCAAGGAATTCTGCAGACAGGGTGACGTGGAAATGTCTGTTAATCTGATAAATACAATGTTGAAGCATGGTAGACTTCCAAGTGAAGCTAGCTACAGCTCTGTCATTCACAGGCTGTGTATACTGAAAGAATTTGACCGGGCGCTTGATTTTCTTGCTGAGATGCAGTTGGAAAACCTAAAACCAAGTGAGAGATCCTGTGATGTGCTCATGCATGGCCTTTGTTCAATGGGAAGAACCAGTGACGCTAAGAAGATTTTGGATTTGCTAAGGACCTTTGGGTCTGCAGCATCCTTTGGCATGTATAGAACTGTTTTTGATAACTACCGTAGGTGTAACAACACACCGGAAGCCGCAGGACTTCTGCATGACATGCAGCAAGCAGGACACGTACCCAACTTTGAGATGCAGTGGTCTGTGATAAGCAATTTAAGCAGTACTGATAGGAAGACTGAAGGATATGAACAACCTATTTTGTCGAAAATTATTTCATCCAGTCAATTCCCCATGAAGGATAATAGGAGGAAATGA
- the LOC119284625 gene encoding pentatricopeptide repeat-containing protein At5g15280, mitochondrial-like isoform X2, which translates to MWKAWQLRRAIHLRRRRPSSNLRREPKIEHRGYANNAPELNSNKGSLFDGERCYTLGKKEGTSLCNSAVAGSSEEAGFSAEHETGEKCEADVHLVAKLGPGIGKLIVSKCSFIFDTGRDTFEGNCSLRDVLKLGLWLSPETLRRFWRASRLRPEDFLDILIGFGPGAAEVRNARFLWNMYRWASWQSKDFRHLPRSNDIMVSILADAHMLNQAESLLLLLDDNRALTDASRLFSQITQMYSEAGHLDKSVALFDRARSKCLVPSASCYQVLLNRLVGKRKEALVLRVYVDMLEVGLGSCTEGDVLDFVVNDLVKGDKFLQAIRIIRQLKSLNIEISKGSLSTVAKEFCKKKDIGDMMNFLEEWRWCFHRGIVQTCEIYP; encoded by the exons ATGTGGAAGGCGTGGCAGTTGCGCCGAGCAATCCATCTACGGCGTCGTCGACCAAG CTCGAATCTAAGGAGAGAGCCCAAGATTGAACACCGAGGCTATGCCAATAATGCTCCGGAGTTGAACTCCAACAAAGGGAGCTTGTTTGATGGTGAACGCTGCTACACCCTGGGGAAGAAAGAAGGCACCTCTCTCTGCAATTCGGCCGTTGCCGGATCTTCGGAGGAAGCCGGATTTAGTGCGGAGCACGAAACTGGGGAAAAGTGCGAGGCTGATGTCCATTTGGTAGCAAAACTGGGCCCTGGTATTGGGAAATTGATTGTGTCCAAGTGCTCTTTCATTTTTGACACTGGAAGGGACACCTTTGAAGGGAATTGCAGCTTGCGGGATGTTCTTAAGCTTGGTCTCTGGCTCTCACCGGAGACCCTCCGCAGGTTCTGGCGTGCTTCGCGGCTGAGGCCTGAGGATTTTCTTGACATTTTGATCGGTTTCGGACCAGGTGCAGCAGAAGTTAGGAACGCAAGATTTCTGTGGAATATGTATAGGTGGGCTTCGTGGCAGAGCAAGGACTTCCGACATCTTCCAAGGTCGAATGACATCATGGTGTCAATACTTGCAGATGCTCATATGCTCAACCAAGCTGAATCGTTGCTTCTCTTGCTGGATGACAACAGGGCTCTGACCGATGCGAGTAGACTGTTCAGTCAGATTACCCAGATGTATTCCGAAGCTGGCCACCTCGACAAATCAGTGGCACTTTTTGATCGTGCAAGGTCCAAGTGTTTGGTTCCTTCAGCCTCATGCTATCAAGTACTTCTAAATCGTCTGGTCGGAAAGAGAAAAGAGGCGTTAGTATTAAGAGTATATGTGGACATGCTTGAAGTTGGATTAGGCTCTTGCACAGAAGGAGATGTTCTTGATTTTGTTGTCAATGATTTAGTCAAGGGAGACAAATTCTTACAGGCTATTCGTATAATTCGGCAGCTAAAGAGCTTGAACATTGAAATAAGCAAGGGATCATTGTCAACTGTCGCAAAAGAATTTTGCAAGAAGAAGGATATTGGTGATATGATGAATTTCTTGGAAGAGTGGAG GTGGTGTTTTCACAGAGGGATTGTACAGACATGCGAAATATATCCTTGA